From Bacillus cereus group sp. RP43, the proteins below share one genomic window:
- a CDS encoding MerR family transcriptional regulator: MIKQENHSEQTMVDDENSLHEDAFEKAWRITEFSKLVGRHHNTVYNWFNTLEEKGLHGTLRTNNTNEKLYNSLDLNIALFIKQKRDEKWSLDAIIELLPHQFELRPVSPENHSNEILSQFDFQDAAETIEKLVEQKVQAHLQNIEIQFQEKFENVLKALPQPEDPIAMKERQRQERLDNIIIEHRARKELRRQAEKLWNEKPEEERMKKVGWFKKEEDLAKKHLFIENYLNENMIEYMKSIMTSE; the protein is encoded by the coding sequence ATGATTAAGCAGGAAAATCACTCAGAACAAACCATGGTAGATGATGAGAACTCATTACACGAAGACGCTTTTGAAAAGGCCTGGCGAATAACAGAGTTTTCTAAGTTAGTAGGTAGACACCATAATACTGTTTATAATTGGTTTAATACGTTAGAAGAGAAGGGGTTGCATGGGACTCTTAGAACCAATAATACAAATGAAAAGCTATATAATTCATTAGATTTAAATATAGCTCTTTTCATAAAGCAGAAAAGGGATGAAAAGTGGTCATTAGATGCCATAATTGAACTTTTACCGCATCAATTCGAACTAAGGCCAGTATCTCCTGAAAACCACTCTAACGAAATATTATCTCAATTTGATTTTCAGGACGCAGCTGAGACAATCGAAAAATTGGTGGAACAAAAGGTTCAAGCACATTTACAAAACATCGAGATACAATTTCAAGAGAAATTTGAAAATGTATTAAAAGCGTTACCTCAGCCTGAAGATCCAATTGCTATGAAAGAACGTCAAAGACAAGAAAGACTGGATAACATAATAATTGAACATAGAGCTCGTAAAGAATTAAGAAGACAAGCTGAAAAACTCTGGAATGAAAAACCTGAGGAAGAGCGCATGAAAAAAGTTGGTTGGTTTAAAAAAGAGGAAGATTTAGCAAAAAAACACCTATTTATAGAGAATTATTTAAACGAAAATATGATAGAGTATATGAAATCTATTATGACATCCGAATAA